Proteins from one Bacteroides mediterraneensis genomic window:
- a CDS encoding ribonuclease P protein component, with amino-acid sequence MTDSQKPTLPKVERLNSRILIEKLFTGGSKSLPAFPLRIVYMPVEGENLPIATILISVPKKRFKRAVKRNRVKRQIREAYRKHKQILIEPLKNSHKKVALAFIWLDNELHDSAEVEAKVVKLLQLTAERLA; translated from the coding sequence ATGACTGATTCTCAAAAACCCACTTTGCCAAAGGTAGAACGGCTGAATAGCCGGATACTGATAGAGAAACTCTTTACAGGAGGCAGCAAGTCGCTTCCTGCTTTCCCTCTGCGTATCGTCTACATGCCGGTTGAAGGAGAAAATCTGCCCATAGCCACCATCCTGATCAGTGTGCCCAAAAAACGGTTCAAACGGGCCGTGAAACGTAACCGCGTGAAACGTCAGATACGCGAAGCCTACCGCAAGCATAAGCAAATCCTGATTGAGCCGCTGAAGAACTCGCACAAAAAAGTGGCTCTTGCCTTTATCTGGCTGGACAACGAACTCCATGACTCCGCTGAAGTAGAAGCTAAGGTCGTCAAACTGTTACAACTTACCGCAGAACGTCTGGCATGA
- a CDS encoding TatD family hydrolase, with the protein MVETPFFDAHTHHLTSDAQTTSILSCSMMESASVIFQQAKYLSVSLHPWYLSAENLPLQTNWMEHCLSSDPRIVAVGEAGLDKLCDVPLPLQQEAFQAAIALSEKYRFPLLIHAVKATTELLAFQKKHRPAQPWIIHGFRGKKELAEDLLRHGFYLSFGKKYQEKALSAVPVERLLLESDEENIDFQSFYSEVASVRGTTVESLIKALNENANRLFFNR; encoded by the coding sequence ATGGTTGAGACTCCTTTTTTCGACGCACACACCCATCACTTGACATCCGACGCACAGACCACCTCCATTCTCAGCTGCAGCATGATGGAATCGGCCTCTGTGATTTTCCAACAAGCCAAGTACCTCTCTGTCAGCCTCCATCCCTGGTACCTGTCCGCAGAGAACCTTCCATTACAAACAAACTGGATGGAACACTGCCTTTCGTCCGACCCACGGATAGTAGCCGTGGGAGAAGCAGGACTTGACAAGCTGTGCGATGTTCCTCTTCCGCTGCAACAGGAAGCTTTTCAGGCAGCCATTGCATTATCCGAAAAGTACCGTTTCCCCTTACTTATTCATGCTGTCAAGGCTACAACAGAACTTCTGGCATTCCAAAAGAAACACCGTCCTGCGCAACCCTGGATTATCCACGGATTCAGAGGAAAGAAAGAACTGGCTGAAGACTTGCTCCGGCATGGATTTTATCTCTCCTTCGGAAAGAAATACCAGGAAAAAGCCTTGTCTGCCGTACCGGTAGAAAGATTGCTGCTGGAAAGCGATGAAGAAAACATCGATTTCCAGAGCTTCTATTCCGAAGTCGCCTCCGTGCGTGGAACGACTGTAGAAAGCCTCATCAAAGCCCTCAACGAAAATGCTAACCGTCTCTTTTTTAACCGCTAA
- a CDS encoding TIGR00730 family Rossman fold protein, translating into MNDIKNICVYSASSTKIDPIYFEAAEQLGKILAQKHINLINGAGCLGLMCRISDATLAAGGTVTGVIPHFMVEQGWHHKGLTQLIETKDMHERKQLMADMSDGVIALPGGCGTLEELLEIITWKQLGLYLKPIVILNINHFYDPLLQMLQQAIDQHFMRQEHKNIWHVAETPEEAVNLVYTIPHWSKEIRKFAAI; encoded by the coding sequence ATGAACGACATTAAAAATATATGCGTGTACAGCGCCTCCAGCACAAAAATTGACCCCATCTATTTCGAAGCAGCCGAACAACTGGGAAAGATTCTGGCCCAGAAACACATCAACCTCATCAACGGAGCCGGATGCCTGGGGCTCATGTGCCGCATCAGCGACGCCACATTGGCTGCCGGAGGTACCGTGACGGGCGTCATCCCCCATTTCATGGTGGAACAGGGCTGGCACCACAAAGGGCTGACCCAACTGATTGAGACAAAAGACATGCACGAACGCAAACAACTCATGGCCGACATGTCCGATGGCGTCATCGCCCTTCCCGGAGGATGCGGCACCTTGGAGGAACTGCTCGAAATCATCACCTGGAAGCAGCTCGGACTGTACCTGAAACCCATTGTCATCCTCAATATCAACCATTTTTATGATCCGCTGCTCCAAATGCTCCAGCAGGCCATCGACCAACATTTCATGCGACAGGAACATAAAAACATCTGGCATGTGGCAGAAACTCCGGAAGAAGCCGTGAATTTAGTGTACACCATTCCTCATTGGAGCAAAGAAATTCGTAAATTTGCGGCAATATGA
- the yidD gene encoding membrane protein insertion efficiency factor YidD yields the protein MRKILTFLLLLPIYFYRNCISPFTPPSCRFTPTCSQYAIEAIKKHGPLKGLYLAIRRILRCHPWGGSGYDPVP from the coding sequence ATGAGAAAGATTCTGACTTTTCTGCTTTTGCTTCCCATCTATTTTTACCGGAACTGCATCTCCCCCTTCACGCCTCCTTCCTGCCGCTTCACCCCCACCTGTTCACAGTATGCCATTGAAGCCATCAAGAAGCACGGCCCCCTGAAAGGATTGTATCTGGCCATACGGCGTATTCTCCGCTGCCATCCCTGGGGAGGCTCCGGATACGATCCGGTCCCCTAA
- a CDS encoding DUF4271 domain-containing protein, with translation MNEVSHIGFSQIQELYEQHVKEIDDTLLHSKKAKCSTGMPGEPLPYQLRTDLPITCVVFLCFFLIIYALKNGKKYLHQHLKGFFRHKERAGLFDETSSFDIRYPLTLGSISCISASLFIYDFFSKTEQVLYQTVPHYVILCVYIFCLLLTIGAKTLLSQFVNWIFFDKERNRTWIAAYFDLLSGASLILFPLALLVIYFNLDFNFSKTFVLFVVICFKILLFYKCIRNFFNHFHGILHLILYFCSLEIIPLLFFWKGLAYINHILILNF, from the coding sequence ATGAACGAAGTCAGCCACATAGGTTTTTCACAGATTCAGGAACTTTACGAACAGCACGTAAAGGAAATAGACGATACGCTGCTGCATAGCAAAAAAGCGAAGTGCAGTACGGGTATGCCTGGAGAGCCACTTCCTTATCAGCTACGCACCGATTTACCCATTACTTGTGTGGTCTTCCTATGCTTCTTTCTGATTATTTATGCCCTGAAAAACGGGAAAAAATACCTTCACCAACACCTGAAAGGCTTTTTCCGACACAAAGAACGGGCCGGTCTGTTTGACGAAACATCCAGTTTCGACATCCGCTATCCCCTCACATTAGGGAGTATCAGCTGTATATCGGCCAGCCTGTTCATCTATGATTTCTTCTCCAAGACCGAACAGGTGTTGTATCAGACCGTTCCCCACTATGTCATATTGTGCGTGTACATATTCTGTCTGCTTCTGACCATTGGGGCAAAGACTCTCTTGTCTCAATTTGTCAACTGGATTTTCTTCGACAAAGAGCGAAACAGGACTTGGATTGCCGCCTATTTTGACCTGCTTTCCGGAGCTTCTCTCATCTTGTTTCCATTAGCTTTGCTGGTCATTTACTTTAATCTCGACTTTAATTTTTCCAAAACATTCGTACTCTTTGTAGTAATTTGTTTCAAAATATTGTTATTTTATAAATGCATTAGAAACTTTTTCAATCATTTTCATGGCATTTTACATTTAATTCTGTACTTTTGCAGCCTCGAAATTATCCCTCTCCTTTTCTTCTGGAAAGGACTGGCATATATAAACCACATTTTGATTTTAAATTTTTAG
- a CDS encoding alpha/beta hydrolase, with protein MKKNMNKKQFLISIGFCTLSLILNAQNGPRNNSKNFPEAIPTNKKVQLFNQTKEIYALNYQKDVVYATKEGVDLKLQIVNPKPYDQPNKTFPCILYVRGSAWMKQNLYVDVPQISAMAKRGYVVAIVEYRSSDVAVFPAQRNDAISAVLFMKENAEKYHIDANNIFVWGSSSGAHTALFTGLYLKDSEGKNDTLPSINGIIAYYPPTDVLHLKDDPTAASKGDENSPEGLLIGKIAVWDAPEKAKEASPLYYIKDNKDMPPVFLAHGTKDRVVPFSQSDLLANELEKNGCEYEFHALRNADHGSWQFWTQEMLDKVEAFVLKHLRK; from the coding sequence ATGAAGAAAAATATGAATAAAAAACAATTTCTAATCAGTATAGGTTTTTGCACCTTGTCACTAATCTTGAATGCGCAGAATGGCCCAAGAAATAACAGCAAAAACTTTCCTGAGGCAATTCCAACCAACAAAAAAGTACAACTGTTTAACCAAACAAAAGAAATATATGCGTTAAACTACCAGAAAGATGTGGTGTACGCCACCAAAGAAGGTGTAGACTTAAAACTGCAGATTGTGAACCCAAAGCCTTATGACCAACCTAACAAAACTTTCCCTTGCATTCTTTACGTGCGAGGCTCCGCATGGATGAAGCAGAATCTGTATGTCGACGTGCCTCAGATTTCCGCAATGGCAAAACGTGGATATGTAGTAGCCATCGTAGAATATCGCTCCTCTGATGTAGCTGTTTTTCCCGCCCAACGTAACGACGCCATTTCGGCCGTCCTTTTTATGAAAGAGAATGCTGAGAAATATCACATTGATGCAAATAACATTTTCGTATGGGGAAGTTCATCGGGAGCACATACAGCTCTATTTACCGGACTTTACCTCAAAGACTCCGAAGGAAAAAACGACACGCTACCTTCCATTAATGGTATCATCGCATATTATCCTCCTACCGACGTGCTTCACTTGAAAGATGACCCTACCGCCGCCTCAAAAGGTGATGAGAACAGTCCAGAAGGCCTACTCATCGGCAAGATTGCTGTATGGGATGCTCCAGAAAAAGCAAAAGAAGCCAGTCCGCTCTACTATATAAAAGATAACAAAGACATGCCTCCTGTATTTCTGGCACATGGCACTAAAGACCGGGTAGTTCCTTTCTCACAATCAGACTTGCTGGCTAATGAACTGGAAAAGAACGGCTGTGAATACGAATTTCATGCATTAAGAAATGCGGACCACGGAAGTTGGCAATTTTGGACACAAGAAATGTTGGATAAAGTGGAAGCATTTGTCTTAAAACACCTTCGGAAATAA
- a CDS encoding uroporphyrinogen-III synthase produces the protein MKIKKVLVSQPKPTTEKSPYFDIAEKYGVKIDFRPFIKVESLSAKEFRQQKVSILDHTAVVFTSRHAIDHFFSLCTELRVTIPETMKYFCTSETIALYIQKYVQYRKRKVFFGATGKFADLLPLIVKHNTEKYLIPMSDVHNDEIKDLLDKNHIQHTEAVMYRTVSNDFTPGEEFNYDMLIFFSPAGIQSLMKNFPNFEQKDIAIGSFGPTTAKAVKDAGLRLDLEAPSSTAPSMPAALDMFIREHNK, from the coding sequence TTGAAAATAAAGAAAGTCCTCGTTTCTCAGCCTAAACCGACGACAGAAAAGTCTCCCTATTTTGACATTGCTGAGAAGTACGGAGTGAAGATAGATTTTCGCCCGTTCATCAAAGTAGAAAGTTTGTCGGCTAAAGAATTCAGACAGCAGAAGGTTTCTATTCTAGACCATACAGCCGTTGTATTCACTTCACGTCATGCTATCGACCATTTCTTTAGTCTTTGCACAGAGTTGCGTGTAACGATTCCGGAAACGATGAAATATTTCTGTACTTCGGAAACCATCGCATTGTATATCCAGAAATATGTGCAATATCGCAAACGGAAAGTATTCTTCGGAGCCACAGGTAAATTTGCCGACCTGCTTCCACTTATTGTCAAGCATAACACAGAAAAATACCTCATCCCGATGTCGGATGTACACAACGATGAGATTAAAGATTTGCTCGACAAAAACCACATCCAGCATACGGAAGCCGTCATGTATCGTACCGTGAGCAACGACTTTACGCCCGGTGAAGAGTTCAACTATGACATGCTGATTTTCTTCAGTCCGGCAGGTATCCAGTCGCTGATGAAGAACTTCCCGAACTTCGAACAGAAGGACATTGCCATCGGAAGTTTCGGTCCGACCACTGCCAAGGCGGTCAAGGACGCAGGTTTACGCCTCGATCTGGAAGCTCCTTCCAGCACTGCTCCTTCCATGCCGGCTGCACTGGATATGTTTATCCGCGAACACAACAAATAA
- a CDS encoding S41 family peptidase: protein MKKLLSALVLGSTVTCAMAVTPLWMRDVRISPDGKEILFCYKGDIYKVASKGGEAVQLTTQDSYESSPVWSPDGKQIAFASDRFGNTDVFVMSANGGSARRLTTNSASEIPSAFTPDGKYIVFSASIQDPASSALFPTSAMTELYKVPAEGGKTEQILGTPAEMVCFNAAGDKFLYQDRKGFEDEWRKHHTSSITRDIWMYDMTSGKHTNLTKRAGEDRNPVLSADGKEVFFLSERNKGSFNVYSFPLDNPDQVKPLTSFSTHPVRFLSLGSDGTLCYTYNGEIYTQAQGGKPAKVAVSLTRDDEDIPVTLTYTRGASEAVVSPDGKQVAFIVRGEVFVTSVEYGTTKQITHTPEAEEGLSFGADNRTLVYASEREGNWQLYKAEIERKEDLNFPNATLIKEEVLLPSKTVERMYPKFSPDGKEVAFIEDRIRLKVLNLETNKVREITDGSTWYELSGGFHYAWSPDGKWFTLEFIGNKHDPYTDIALVSADGKGKLVNLTNSGYTSGSPKWTMDGNAILFTTERYGMRNHASWGSLDDVMMVFVNQDAYDKYRMSKEDYELQKELEKEQEKAAEKKDGKKEDKKEDKDKKDEAAKVKDIVVELEGIQDRIVRLTPNSSSIASAILSKDGESLYYLSAFERGFDMWKLDLRKRETKLLHKMGSGWADMEMDKDGKNLFVLGSGSMQKMDMSGEKLKPISYRADVKMDLAAERAYMYDNMCREEQKRFYDVKMHGVDWKAMTANYRRFLPHINNKYDYAEMLSELLGELNVSHTGGRYRPGAKEATASLGLLYDWSYTGKGMKVDEVVEKGPFDRKTTQVKPGVVIEKIDGQPAEGDFAALLNGKAGKKVLVSFYDPQSKARWDEVVKPISGGALSGLLYERWVKQRAADVDKWSNGRLGYVHIESMDDGSFRTIYSNILGKYNNREGIVIDTRFNGGGRLHEDIEVLFSGHKYLTQVIRGREACDMPSRRWNKPSIMLQCEANYSNAHGTPWVYKHQGIGKLVGAPVPGTMTSVNWVRMQDPDLIYGIPVIGYRLPDGSYLENKELEPDIYVLNAPETIVKGEDTQLKAAVDELLKELDAKK, encoded by the coding sequence ATGAAGAAACTATTGTCTGCATTGGTGCTGGGAAGCACAGTGACTTGTGCCATGGCGGTTACCCCGTTGTGGATGCGTGACGTGCGAATCTCCCCAGACGGAAAAGAAATTTTGTTTTGTTACAAGGGAGACATCTATAAGGTAGCTTCCAAAGGGGGTGAGGCGGTACAGCTGACTACCCAGGATTCCTACGAGTCGTCTCCGGTGTGGTCGCCCGATGGCAAGCAGATTGCCTTTGCCAGCGACCGTTTTGGAAATACGGATGTGTTTGTGATGTCGGCCAACGGAGGTTCGGCTCGCAGACTGACCACTAACTCGGCTTCGGAAATTCCTTCTGCTTTCACACCAGACGGAAAGTACATTGTGTTCTCGGCCAGCATTCAGGACCCGGCCAGCAGTGCGTTGTTTCCGACTTCTGCCATGACGGAATTGTATAAGGTACCGGCAGAAGGGGGAAAGACGGAACAGATTTTGGGTACGCCTGCCGAAATGGTTTGCTTCAATGCAGCGGGCGATAAGTTCCTGTATCAGGACCGGAAAGGGTTTGAGGATGAATGGCGCAAGCATCACACTTCTTCCATCACAAGGGATATCTGGATGTACGACATGACTTCGGGCAAGCATACCAACCTGACCAAACGGGCGGGAGAAGACCGTAACCCGGTATTGTCGGCCGATGGCAAGGAAGTGTTCTTCCTGAGTGAGCGCAACAAAGGTTCGTTTAATGTGTATTCGTTCCCGCTGGATAACCCGGACCAGGTGAAGCCGCTGACTTCTTTCTCCACACATCCGGTGCGTTTCCTTTCTTTGGGAAGCGACGGTACGCTGTGCTATACGTATAATGGAGAAATTTATACACAGGCTCAAGGTGGAAAACCGGCAAAAGTAGCTGTTTCACTGACACGCGACGATGAGGATATTCCGGTGACGTTGACCTATACGAGAGGTGCTTCGGAAGCGGTGGTTTCGCCAGACGGCAAGCAGGTGGCTTTCATTGTGCGCGGAGAGGTGTTCGTGACCTCTGTGGAATATGGTACGACCAAGCAGATTACGCATACGCCGGAAGCGGAAGAGGGACTGTCTTTCGGAGCAGACAACCGTACGCTGGTATATGCCAGTGAGCGGGAAGGAAACTGGCAGCTTTACAAGGCGGAAATTGAACGGAAAGAGGATTTGAATTTCCCGAATGCCACTTTGATTAAGGAAGAGGTGCTGTTGCCTTCCAAGACCGTGGAACGGATGTATCCTAAGTTCTCGCCCGATGGCAAGGAGGTGGCTTTCATTGAAGACCGTATCCGCCTGAAGGTGTTGAACCTCGAAACGAACAAGGTGCGTGAGATTACTGACGGAAGTACGTGGTATGAACTGAGCGGGGGATTCCATTATGCCTGGTCGCCCGATGGCAAATGGTTTACGCTGGAGTTCATCGGCAACAAGCACGATCCGTATACCGACATCGCTTTAGTCAGTGCCGACGGAAAAGGAAAACTCGTGAACCTGACCAACAGTGGTTACACCAGCGGTTCGCCGAAATGGACCATGGACGGCAATGCCATCCTGTTCACCACCGAGCGTTACGGAATGCGTAACCATGCTTCCTGGGGTTCACTGGACGACGTGATGATGGTTTTTGTGAACCAGGATGCCTACGACAAGTACCGCATGAGCAAGGAAGATTACGAGTTGCAGAAGGAACTGGAAAAAGAACAGGAGAAGGCTGCGGAAAAGAAAGACGGAAAGAAGGAAGATAAAAAAGAGGATAAAGACAAGAAAGATGAGGCTGCCAAGGTGAAAGACATCGTAGTGGAACTGGAGGGCATTCAGGACCGTATCGTGCGTCTGACACCGAATTCATCGAGCATTGCTTCGGCCATTCTGTCCAAGGACGGAGAGAGCTTGTATTATCTGTCGGCTTTCGAACGGGGCTTCGACATGTGGAAACTGGATTTGCGCAAGCGGGAAACGAAACTGTTGCACAAGATGGGTTCCGGATGGGCCGACATGGAGATGGACAAAGACGGAAAGAATCTGTTCGTGCTGGGTTCAGGTTCCATGCAGAAGATGGACATGAGCGGGGAGAAGCTGAAGCCGATTTCTTATCGCGCGGATGTGAAGATGGACTTGGCTGCTGAACGGGCTTACATGTACGATAACATGTGTCGTGAGGAGCAGAAACGTTTTTATGACGTGAAGATGCACGGAGTAGACTGGAAGGCCATGACGGCCAATTACCGTCGTTTCTTGCCGCATATCAACAACAAATATGATTATGCGGAAATGCTGAGCGAACTGCTGGGCGAACTGAATGTATCGCACACGGGAGGCCGTTACCGTCCGGGAGCCAAGGAAGCTACCGCCAGTCTGGGATTACTGTATGACTGGAGTTACACGGGCAAAGGCATGAAGGTGGACGAAGTGGTGGAAAAAGGCCCGTTCGACCGGAAGACGACACAGGTGAAACCGGGTGTGGTGATTGAGAAGATTGACGGACAGCCGGCCGAGGGGGATTTTGCGGCGTTGCTGAATGGAAAGGCTGGCAAGAAGGTCTTGGTTTCGTTCTACGATCCCCAGTCGAAAGCCCGTTGGGATGAAGTAGTGAAACCCATCAGCGGCGGAGCCTTGAGTGGCCTGTTGTATGAGCGTTGGGTGAAACAGCGTGCGGCAGATGTGGACAAATGGTCGAACGGTCGCCTGGGATACGTACATATCGAATCTATGGACGACGGCAGTTTCCGTACCATCTATTCGAATATCCTGGGTAAATACAATAACCGGGAAGGTATCGTGATTGATACGCGTTTCAACGGAGGAGGCCGTCTGCATGAAGACATCGAAGTGTTGTTCAGCGGACACAAATACCTGACGCAGGTCATCCGCGGCCGGGAAGCCTGCGACATGCCGAGCCGTCGCTGGAACAAGCCTTCCATCATGTTGCAGTGCGAGGCCAACTATTCGAATGCACACGGCACGCCGTGGGTATACAAGCACCAAGGAATCGGCAAGCTGGTAGGCGCACCGGTTCCGGGTACGATGACGAGTGTGAACTGGGTACGGATGCAAGATCCGGATTTGATTTACGGTATTCCAGTCATCGGTTACCGTCTGCCGGACGGCAGTTACCTGGAAAATAAGGAACTGGAGCCGGACATTTATGTGCTGAACGCGCCCGAAACCATTGTGAAAGGAGAAGATACGCAGTTGAAGGCGGCAGTAGACGAGCTGCTGAAAGAGCTGGATGCGAAGAAATAA
- the tyrS gene encoding tyrosine--tRNA ligase, producing MNFVDELRWRGMIHTMMPGTEELLKKEMVTAYLGIDPTADSLHIGHLCGVMMLRHFQRCGHKPLALVGGATGMIGDPSGKSQERNLLDEETLRHNQECIKKQLGKFLDFESDAPNRAELVNNYDWMKDFSFLDFARTVGKHITVNYMMAKESVQKRLNGEARDGLSFTEFTYQLLQGYDFLHLYETKNCKLQLGGSDQWGNITTGAELIRRTNGGEVFALTCPLITKADGGKFGKTESGNIWLDPRYTSPYKFYQFWLNVSDEDAKRYIKIFTSLSKEEIEGLIAEHEQAPEARVLQKRLAKEVTIMVHSEADYNAAVEASGILFGKATSEALKRLDEDTLLSVFEGVPQFEVSKTDIEAGIKAVDLFTEKAAIFPSKGEMRKLVQGGGVSLNKEKLAAFDQEITAADLLDEKYLLVQRGKKNYYLVIAK from the coding sequence ATGAATTTTGTAGATGAACTAAGATGGCGTGGAATGATACATACCATGATGCCAGGAACAGAAGAACTGCTGAAGAAGGAAATGGTAACGGCTTACCTGGGTATTGACCCTACAGCCGACTCGTTGCATATCGGTCACCTGTGTGGCGTGATGATGTTGCGTCATTTCCAACGCTGCGGCCACAAGCCGTTGGCACTGGTAGGTGGTGCCACTGGTATGATTGGAGACCCTTCAGGCAAGTCGCAGGAACGTAACTTGCTGGACGAGGAAACCCTGCGCCACAATCAGGAGTGTATCAAGAAGCAGTTGGGCAAATTCCTCGATTTTGAATCGGATGCCCCGAACCGTGCAGAACTGGTAAACAACTACGACTGGATGAAAGACTTCTCTTTCCTGGATTTCGCCCGCACCGTAGGAAAACACATCACCGTGAACTACATGATGGCAAAGGAATCCGTACAGAAACGTCTGAACGGAGAAGCCCGCGACGGTCTTTCTTTCACAGAATTTACTTACCAGCTGTTACAAGGATACGATTTCCTGCATCTGTATGAAACCAAGAACTGCAAGCTGCAGCTGGGTGGCTCCGACCAGTGGGGAAACATCACCACAGGTGCCGAACTGATCCGCCGTACCAACGGAGGAGAAGTGTTTGCCCTGACTTGCCCGCTGATTACAAAAGCCGACGGCGGCAAATTCGGAAAGACCGAATCGGGAAACATCTGGCTGGATCCCCGTTATACTTCTCCTTACAAGTTCTATCAGTTCTGGCTGAACGTAAGCGACGAAGATGCCAAACGCTATATCAAGATTTTCACTTCCCTGAGCAAGGAAGAAATCGAAGGCCTGATTGCCGAACACGAACAAGCTCCTGAAGCACGCGTGCTCCAGAAACGTCTGGCCAAGGAAGTGACCATCATGGTTCACTCGGAAGCCGACTACAATGCGGCAGTGGAAGCCTCTGGCATCCTGTTTGGAAAAGCCACTTCCGAAGCCCTGAAGAGACTGGACGAAGATACCCTGCTCTCTGTATTTGAAGGGGTTCCTCAATTCGAGGTATCCAAGACGGATATCGAAGCCGGTATCAAGGCGGTAGATTTGTTTACCGAAAAAGCGGCCATCTTCCCGTCAAAAGGTGAAATGCGTAAGCTGGTTCAAGGCGGTGGCGTTTCTCTGAACAAAGAAAAACTGGCTGCTTTCGACCAGGAAATCACCGCAGCCGACCTGCTGGATGAAAAATACCTGCTCGTACAGCGCGGAAAGAAAAACTATTATCTGGTAATCGCCAAATAA
- a CDS encoding IS1182 family transposase, translating to MFKNYTSNDNLLLPPCLGDFIPQNDPVRVVHRIIEQISLEELYRKYSVKGCPAYHPRMMLQILVYAYLRNIYSSRRIEEFCRNDIRFMWLTGTRTPDHNTINRFRSSRLKDVLKTVFATIVKFLVAEGFVSLDVACTDGTKMEANANRYTFVWGKSIHTRISRIAEQLEEIWRYAESVTKQELRDSAPVTYQDITPEKVERALEQIHEALEGTDADRKVKAKVRRVRKAWPEQLKKYESQGKILDGRNSYSKTDPDATFMRMKEDHMRNGQLKPGYNPQVSTNRQFILNYTLHQCAGDTSTYPLHMEDFHSLYGRYPDVSVCDAGYGSEENYLYAFRHGIETFIKYNYFHKEQKRSFRNDPFLSANFYYNEETDGMYCPMGQRMERLSDVKRTTDNGFVQTISRYRARNCKGCPLRCRCHRSRSERIVQVNHRLRKIKERERKKLLSAEGLKYRSQRPQDVEAVFGNLKNNKHFKRFHLRGLKKVEIEFGLLAIAHNLAKVAS from the coding sequence ATGTTTAAAAACTATACCTCCAACGATAATCTGCTTTTACCTCCGTGTTTAGGCGATTTTATTCCCCAGAACGATCCGGTCCGGGTTGTTCACCGTATCATTGAACAGATCAGCCTGGAAGAACTTTACCGCAAGTACTCCGTCAAAGGCTGTCCGGCCTACCATCCCCGCATGATGCTGCAGATTCTGGTATATGCCTATCTGCGCAATATCTATTCCAGCCGCCGCATTGAGGAGTTCTGCCGCAATGACATCCGCTTCATGTGGCTGACCGGTACCAGGACGCCTGACCACAACACCATCAACCGTTTTCGCAGCAGCCGGCTGAAGGATGTACTCAAGACCGTCTTCGCCACCATCGTGAAGTTCCTCGTGGCGGAGGGCTTTGTAAGTCTGGACGTGGCCTGCACCGACGGGACGAAGATGGAGGCGAACGCCAACCGTTATACGTTCGTCTGGGGCAAGTCCATCCACACCCGCATCTCCAGAATTGCGGAACAGCTTGAGGAGATATGGCGGTACGCCGAGTCCGTCACCAAGCAGGAGCTGCGCGACTCCGCTCCCGTCACTTACCAGGACATCACCCCCGAGAAGGTGGAAAGGGCGCTGGAACAGATACATGAAGCTCTGGAGGGAACGGATGCGGACCGGAAAGTGAAGGCCAAGGTCCGGCGCGTGAGGAAGGCATGGCCCGAACAGCTGAAGAAATACGAATCCCAGGGAAAGATTCTCGACGGGCGCAACAGCTACTCCAAGACAGACCCCGACGCCACGTTCATGCGGATGAAGGAGGACCACATGAGGAACGGGCAGCTCAAGCCCGGATACAACCCGCAGGTCAGTACCAACAGACAGTTCATCCTGAACTATACCCTCCACCAGTGTGCCGGTGACACCTCCACCTATCCCCTGCACATGGAAGACTTCCATTCCCTGTACGGCAGATATCCTGACGTGTCCGTCTGTGACGCCGGGTACGGAAGTGAGGAGAACTACCTGTACGCCTTCAGGCACGGCATCGAAACCTTCATAAAGTACAACTATTTCCACAAGGAACAGAAAAGGAGCTTCAGGAATGACCCGTTCCTGTCTGCCAACTTCTATTATAATGAAGAAACCGACGGCATGTACTGTCCGATGGGACAGAGGATGGAAAGACTCTCCGATGTAAAGCGGACGACAGACAACGGTTTTGTACAGACCATCTCAAGGTACAGGGCACGGAACTGCAAGGGCTGCCCGTTAAGATGCCGGTGTCACAGAAGCCGGTCGGAAAGGATTGTGCAAGTGAATCATCGGCTGAGAAAAATCAAGGAAAGGGAACGTAAGAAACTCCTCTCTGCGGAAGGTCTTAAATACCGGAGCCAGCGGCCGCAGGATGTGGAAGCCGTATTTGGAAACCTCAAGAACAACAAGCACTTCAAGAGGTTCCATCTTCGTGGGCTGAAAAAGGTGGAAATTGAGTTTGGCCTGCTGGCCATAGCGCATAATCTTGCAAAAGTAGCCTCTTAG